The following is a genomic window from Hemitrygon akajei unplaced genomic scaffold, sHemAka1.3 Scf000058, whole genome shotgun sequence.
AAGGAGGGAtcattatatctgaggaagaatggacaataatattgagatatcaatggaagtgtaccagttcacagaaatggagggagttcggatggaaaaacttgataagatattttattacaccctctcagaactCCCATTATGAtcgtaacctccctgtttgctggagaaattgtggaaatcaaaatggaaatcattatcatatttttgggaCAGCCCTGTTaccaaagactattggagggggatacacaatgccctacaagacatctttaaatgtgaaatacccttagagagtaagaccatatattttgggtatatacctcaagaatggttgagaagagataaatatttaatgaatatacttttggtggctggtaaaaagactcttaccaggaaatggttatcacaagaGAGCCCAAgcataaatacatggatggaaattacaatggacatttccAAAATGGAGACGATAACGGCATTTGTTAattataagctggaacaatttgattcatactgggagaaatggtttaactacataatgccgcataggcctgattttattctcacacatTAATGAATATATTGTAAAAAAAGATTATTCCATACTTGTATatagttttgttttcattttgcttgttttttctttccactcttttctataagtgtatacctcagataaatactatgtggagatttgtgatatatatgattatatgatatatatgtacaatgtctgaaatacatcttatggaaatgtttgtttgatgatgaacttcaatcaaaaaaattacaaaaaaaaaagaaagagatttGGATTAAAAGCATCATATGCCATTGGAATACACTTTGGCATGGTCGGTAAGGGTGACTGTGACAATTTAAGCACTTGAAACGGGCGGTAATAATTGCCTTCCTCATTTGAAATAACCTGTGAGAATCGGTGGTTATCACAACTTCTTTACCACACAACCAACACGGGTTCAACTCCTACCTCTGACTGCAAGGAGCATGTACGTTCCCCGGGGACCACGTCGGTCTCTTCCCACCGGTTGGTGGGttactagaacatagaacatagaatagtacagcacattacaggcccttcggcccacagtgttgtgccgaccctcaaaccctgcctcccatataaccccacaAATtagattcctccatatacctctctaGTAGTCTCTCAAATTTCACTAGCGTATcaacctccaccactaactcaggcagtgcattccacgcagcaACCATTTTCTGagtaaaaatccttcctctaatatcccccttgaactaccctccccttaccttaaagccatgtcctcttgtactgagcagtgatgccctggggaagaggcgctggctgtccactctgtctattcctcttaatatcttgtacacctctatcatgtctcctctcatcctccttctctccaaagagtaaagccctagctcccttaatctctgatcataatccatactccaAACAAGGCAGAAACCTGTtaaatctcctccgtaccctTGTTTCCAcatccaatgcttccacatccttcctattgtgaggcgatcagaactctacacagtactccaagtgtggcctaaccagagttttatagaactgcatcattacacCGCGTCAtctaaactctatccctcgacttatgaaagctaacaccccatcagctttcttaactaccctatctacctgtgaggcaactttcagggatctgtgcacatgtacccccagatccctctgctactccacactaccaagtatcctgccattttctttgtactctgccttggagcttgtccttccaaagtgtaccacctcacacttctccgggatgaactccatctgccacttctcagcccacttctgcatcctatcaatgtctctctgcaatcttcgacaatcctctacactatctacaacaccaccaacatttgtgtcgtctgcaaacttgccaacccacccttctacccccacatccaggtcgttaataaaaatcacgaatagtagaggtcccagaacagatccttgtgggacaccactagtcacaaccctccaatccgaatgtactccctccactacgaccctctgccttctgcaggcaagccaattctgaatccacctggccaaacatccctggatcccatgccttctgacttcctgaataagcctaccgtgtggaaccttgtcaaatgccttactaaaatccatgtagttcacatccactgcactatcctcatctttatgcctggtcacctcctcaaagaactctatcaggcttgttcgacacgatctgctcttcacaaagccatgctgactgtccgtgatcagactatgattctctaaatgcccatagatcctatctctaagaatattttccaacatttctcgcaccacagacgtaaggctcactggtctgtaattacctggactatccctactaccttctttgaacaaggggacaatattCGCCTCCCTACAaccctccggtaccattcccgtggacaacgaggaggtaaagatcctagccagaggctcagaaatctatTCCCTTGCCTCGTAATTGGTCGCcggtaagttgtcccgtgattgggcagcgcagctcgaagggccggcCGGGCCTATGCTTAAATAAATAACTCGACAAGCTGTGGGCCCAGGGCACTATTGGATAGTGCTGGTGGTTGTCTGAGGTCCGAGTCCAGTGGTACAATCAGGTGTCCCAAACTGCGGTCATCCTtgcttgcagtggatgaccatgaggTCTGGGACACGGCATGCCCTGCGCTCTCCAGGGACTGTTGCAACACCACCTTCCTGGCCGATGGATCTCACGAGAGATCTCATACGTACATGTGATGGGGCAGAACACGTGCAAACCCGCGAGGAAACTCTGGGTTGCTGGACAAGTTATTGAAACTTCGGTTGCAAGCTATTAACATTACGAGATCGCGGTAAACGCAACAAAAGTAGGTAAAAATAAGATCGAATTAAAACATTAACCAAATCTGTGAAACGTACTAAGAGCTGCCACCTGAATAAATCactttcatttttagaatcttttcattggtacataatcttctacagctgtaAAATATTACAAAACATCGACAGATTAATATGTAtagaattaataaagctgaagaaaaataaAAGCTGATCGTAGTATATAAAAATGGAACATATATATTTCGGAAAAAGATTGAAAAGAAGAACCCCGTCTAACCATCGTCTCAGTTTTATAAAATTAATGAAAGCATCAGATAGAATTGCCGCCATTGTAAGGTTATTGAGAATCGGCTGAAATCCAGAGAATTCCTGAGAGTTAGTGAAAACCGGGAATATGTAATTTGGAGATAAGACCGTGAGGTCAGTTTCATCAACAGTGGGCAGATGAAGAGGCGAGTAAAGACGTCGACTGATCGGTTGGGAAAGAAGCGCAAAAGCCCGCGACACGCTGCAAAACCAACAGCATTGAGCCAGTACAGAGCCCAGAGAGCAGGTCGCTGCATTCACCGAACGAGCAAAAGACAAACATTATGATTACAATTCAATCGAAGTGAACTGTGCGGAGCTCCGAAGCAAACTGAATGATTGTGAAAAGAAAACTGAGCAGGGACTTCAAAGGGGCGGGGTCCTGCCGGTGACGCTTATAGTGACGCCACTTTGAAGCTCCAGCCTGGGAGTcacccgccccccaccccccaccccactgtcgcCGGCCCCGTCCGAAGTTCCGAATTATTTCAGCCCACACTTGGGCAGTATCCCGATACAGTGACACCATCCGAACTCAGAGGAATTGCAGGCCAGTCATGACGTGGGCACTACAGCGACCCCTGGCGCGTCAGGTGAGGAGGACAGCGATAAAACAATAAGACTGACAAATGTGCCATAGTTTGCTTGAATACAGAGCAAGAGAGTGAACACACCCAGGATTGAAGCTGAAACTATTGTCAATCAATGTATTAACAAGCTAACACCAATGGTGTCAGTTCTAACAGCAATTGCTCAGATGATTGGCAATCTCCTGAGAGACTTTCAGTGCTCAGCCGACTCTGTGGCTGTTAATGAAGAACTGAAAGTGTTTCAAACATCAACACCGTCATTGTTTGCACCTGCATTAAGATTCGCTGCTACAAATACACCATTTATCCGAGATGATAACGATAAACACATGATGGAAGTCACACAGGAAAATATAGTTTAAGACCCTGTGTCCATGTACGTTGCAGAAATCTACTGTCTAACACAATATACCTGGATATCTCCCTGAacgaacactagggggcagcatcAACCCGTCCTTTGACGCCGCATCACAGATTCTCCCGGGGTTGCGGTCCAAACCTATGGCAATTTCTTCTTATACCAGAGATTTGATTCTGCAAAACTGATTATCCCTCGATGATTGGAAGAGCAATTCCAATGGCTGGAGTGGACTGTTGTTCCCGGACGTGAAATACTAACGTCAGGAAGCGTGGTTCCCGTTACCTCAGCGCAACGGGCAGAACTAAAGACTCGGTCGGAACCGCAATCAAGAACGGCCAACCAGTACAAGAACTCATAAAGGACACAAAACTGCCGTCAGAAATTGACAGTCAAAAGTCACTCCAAAACGAATACAGTGGAGAGACGGGGAAATGCCTCCGCGGGTGAGGGTGAGGAACGTGTAGCACGGGGAGGGGTAACCGATGGTAGGGTCCACATTATTAACTGTatgttaactgcatatataaaatggcttctctgcagggttataatgaaatggctgcTCTGTGGGTAGCTGATGAGGTgatgctctgtttagttggaatgtttgggttataattattgataacggagcaACGAACCGACGGTAGCAAAGTTGTTCCATTgccaacaccccataagctttcttaactaccctgtctacctgggaggtaactttcagggatctgtggacatgtccCCTCccgctcctccacactaccaagtagcCTGccttttactttgtactctgccttggagtttgtccttccgaagtgtaccacctcacacttccccGGGTCGAACTCGGGTCCCCCTTTGTGATCAGCTACTGTTGGTGAAGCTGCGAGCGAGGATTCGGAGGACAGCGGGAAGATCGACGACACTTGTTTATTGGCGTTCCTCCTATCCTGGATTTCGCCTTGGGTTACAAATATCTCCCTCagcacaacaacaacaactctGCATTGGAACTGAACCGAACTTTCTAACATACCATCGTAAGAGTGTAACTATTACCACCTGAGCTTGCCTTTGTTTAGCGAACTTTGTCTGTACTCCTATATATGCATAATGCTGCTAACTTTTGATTACctggttaagttactatatttaGCAGTTACTAATAAAATGGTGACTGTTAACTGCAAAGTCAGGTGTGTCCTGTTGCTGCTGATACCTTTACAGGGTTGCGAGCATGTAACAGGTActctccccagggttgcgtgtacGTAACACCACGCAGACGACCGCCGCCGCGCTTGGCACAGCCTTCCTTTAACTTGCTCCTGCTAACCAATCCCAGACGCCGACTGGTCGCTGGTCGGAGCTCTTCTTCGTGAATTGCCCCGAAACTCTGCCTTTGAAAATCTCGATCGCCGCCCTGATTGAATGGTGTCCCTCATACGCGCTCCCTGCCGCAGATTGTACAACAAGAACCGTTCTCTCCACTCGCGCCCTCTCTCCACTGATCCCGACCTCTCCTCCCGCAAAACCCGCCCCTCGTCCAACTGACGCGCCCCCACCTCCCACTGACTCCGCCCTCTATTTCCTCTCATCCCGCccacctcccactgaccccgcCCTCTTCTCCCGCTGACACCATCCACACCTCGCAGTGATTCCCCTCCACACGCCAACTCGAACCGCGCCCCCTCCCCTTGTCTCCGTGACCGCCTCCCTCCGATTGGATCTCCGTGAGACTGTAGTTCAGCGGCCCGCAGACGTCCAGCTCCGCACTCCCCCTCAGACATCCGCACTAGCTGCCCCGGCAGCGTTGCACCCCCCCCAGCATCCGAAAGAGGGGATGGTTAAAGACGACCAGACGACCAATCGGATCAAATAGTTTTATTGGCGAAAAGCTTGTGCGTCGAACAGCTGACGGTTCAGGTGGCCTCAGCGAGCTGGAGAGGTGGGTCTGCTGGTATTCCGGGAGCGCGGGACGTGTCGGTGAGTTGGCGGGGGGGAGGTGGGTGTGTAGGGTCTGGGGGAGGTGGACAGGAAGAACCAAACCCAGCATTAAGCAGTGGGTAGCTGAAGGATGTCCCAACTACCCCGTGTGACGAGCTTTGTAGGGAGGGAGGGGAATATTCCCGAGGGGTGGGCCGCAAGCACAGCGAGGGGTTGGCATCGGTCAGCAAACTCTCATTTCTCAGACCAAGGGTTCCAGCGGATCGCAATTCTTGTAGTTTTCCTGGATCGCCACCAGAACTGGCAGCTTGTTACTGGGAACGAACACCTCCATGTGGACGAAGTTGTTGGGGTTTCCAATATCGATCTGTGGGCAGGGTCACTCGGTTAGTCATGGGAATCCCGTCCGCTAACCGCTCCTTCCCACTGCCAACTCCGTGACCCGCGCTCTCGCGAGACTTCCCTCCACATCCCCGCCACTTCATCCCTCGCTGCTCCCCTCCCCGACTCCTTCAACCCACCCGCCCCTACGCACCTCCCCGACTCCATCACCGCTtcctcccctacacacctccccgtctctatcacccctccctaccctacacacctccccgacTCCTTCAACCCTCCCTACCCTACACTACCGCCCCGTTTTAATCGTCCCTCCCTCCCCATATCCCTCCCCGTCTTTGTTAATCCTAACCTCCCttacacctctccccgtctccgtcacccctccctcccctaaaCCCCTCTCCGACTCCGTCATGCGTTCCCTGCCCTGCACTCCTCCCCGTCTCTGACGCACCCCGTCCACTTCACTGTCATCCCCTACCTCCCCTCTAATCCTCCCGGTCTCCGTCACCACCTACCTCCCCTGAACCTCTCCTCGTCACGTCACCCCCTCCAGCTCCTACATCTCCTGAAGTCTCCGTCACTCACTCCTCTACGTCCGTCCCCATCTCCATCTTACTCTCTCTCCCGAACACCATCTACGTCCCCGGCAGCCCTCCTGGTCTCCCTtccactcccacccctccccgtctccaatCCCCTCCCACACCCTTCCGATCTCCAatcccctcccaccccctcctggtctccattcccctcccaccccctcccggTCTGCATTCCCCTGCTAGACCTGCTCCAGTCCCGTCTCTGTTAATCGTAACCTCCCTTACACCTCTCCGCTCCCACCCCCTcccgtctccattcccctcccaccccctcccgatctccattcccctcccaccctctcccggtctccattcccctcccacccgctcccggtctccattcccctcccaccctctcccggtctccattcccctcccacccactcccggtctccattcccctcccaccccctcccggtctccattcccctcccacacttccccgtctccattcccctcccacaccctcccggtctccattcccctcccaccctctcccggtctccattcccctcccacaccctcccggtctccattcccctcccaccctctcccggtctccattcccctcccacaccctcccggtctccattcccctcccaccctctccccgtctccattcccctcccacaccctcccggtctccattcccctcccacccctccccgtctccattcccctcccaccccttcctgtctccattcccctcccacaccctccccgtctccattcccctcccacccctccccgtctccattcccctcccacaccctcccggtctccattcccctcccagctCTGCTCCCTTCCCGCTTCTGTGTGGAAACTCGACCTTGATCAGCAGAAGTTTCCCCAGCATGATAGTCTGGTCCTGCTCACGGTACGATTTCGCGACGAATATCTGCTCTAAGGCGTGGATGTGACTCTCCGCGTCGGACTTCACCTGGACAGGAACAGCACAAACTTCTGGATCTCCCGGAGAGGACAAGCGGGACGAAGAAGGGTGTCCGGAAGCGAGTGGCGGTACcatttctttttctcttcccccccccccttccatttCTCCGCTTTTCCTCGTTCCGTCTCTCTCTCGCCTTTCCCCACCTCGTACCCTTACTCCCCACTCTTCCTCGTCTCTCTCTGACCACCCACACTCCgtctccctctttcccctctccccgaTTCCCTTACTCCCCACTCTTCCTCGTCTCTCTCTGACCACCCACACTCCgtctccctctttcccctctccccgaTTCCCTTACTCCCCACTCTTCCTCGTCTTTCTCTGATCGATCATTTTATCCTCACTGCatctccccttcccactctctccgccTCCCCTGCTCTTTCAACCCCTCACCGtgtccctcctccccctctctccgatCGTTCGGCTCTCTCACCCCCCCTCACCGtctgtcttccctctctctccgccTCCCCTGCTCTCTCACCCCATTCCCcgtctccctcctccccctctctccgacCCCTCtgctctctcaccccctcactctctccctcctccctctctccgatTGCTCtgctctctcaccccctcaccgtctcttccctctctctccgccTCCCCTGCTCTCTCACCCCCTTCAccgtctccctctcccctctctctccgccTCCCCTGCTCTCTCACCCCTTTCACcgtctccctcttccctctctctccgccTCCCCtgctctctcaccccctcaccgtctccctcttccccctctcttcgaTTTCCCTGCTCTCTCACCCCGCTTCAACGTCTCTCTCTCTTACCgctctctccccaacccctgcTCTTTCCCCCTCTTTCTGTCTGCCTCTATACTCTTTACCCTGGCCGGGCTTTTCTACATCTCCGTCGCTCCGTCACTGATCTTtctccccttctcctgccctgtCCTTCGCCTCACTCTCTGCtccctcattccacattcccTGCTCGTTCTCACACTTTTCCCGTCTCGCTCTCGCTCTTCTCCCTCTTCCCGTCTGTATCCGTCTACCTTCTCTCCAATTCTCCTTCTGGAACTCTCAGCTTTCATCCGtgtctctacctctctctctctctctctctctctctctctctctctctctctctctctctctctcctctctctctctctctctctctctctctctctctctctctctctctctctctctctctctcgctcgctctctctgcTTCCCgctctttccttctctctccctctccgtgCTCGAAAATTTCTCTGCCCTCCCTCCCCTATCTCGCctggagatatatatatatatatatatatgtatatatcacTATTTTATTCACTTTTtcacccccctctctcttcaTTCCCCCCAAGGAGGGCAGTTTAaggggtgtgggagtggggaggactGTGCTCCTGGTTCTGGAAGAGTTTGGAACAAACCTCATCTGCGACCTTATGGACCTCTGTCGTGGCCGGCTGTTCTTTTGTCCACACTGGTgccatctctctctctgttgcACTCGTTCGTtcgctgactctctctctcaccctctctcactctcttgccACTTGTCAGGGCCGTCTTTAAAGATCTGGTCCCTCCACCCACCCTCCGACATGTCCCTCCCCCCGCTCAGCTATTCCCCGCCTCGTTTTGCCCTCTCTCGGGCTCTTGCCCTACGCTTGGGGCATGGAACCTGACCCTGGCCCCTTACGGATGTGACCTACTTACGGGAAAGGAGTGCAGAGCATAGGGAACATTCACAGAGATGCTCCTGGGTCTGCGGGGCCTGTGGTTTCTGGAAACATTGAATGGGTCAGGATTCtatagaacgtagaagattgagaggggatttgatggaGGTTCACGGGCTTTATCCGctgtggttgggtgggactgcaaccggagatcaaaggttaagggtgaaaggtgaggagtttaaggggaacatgagggggaacgccttcactcagagggtcgtgagagtgcgGAATGATCTGCGAGCACGACTGGTCCGTGCGAGCTCGATTCCAACGTTCAGGagatgtttggacaggtacacggataggaggCTTCTGGGGGTCTATGATCCAGCTACAGCGGGCTGGGATAatgcagcttaaatggtttccgCATGGgcaagatgggccgaagggcgtcCCTGTATGTCGTgtttctctgtgactctatgagtaGAGTCCCAGAGCCACCAAGCGCCTCTGctccgcaaactttgcaacaaagccatcgatcccatcatccaaatcatcggCATTATAACGTGAAACGAATCGGTCCCAACAGAGACCCCCCGTGGAACAGCacgagtcaccggcagccaaccagaagaagttccctttctcccccacactctgcctcctgccaatcagccagtatTTGTCCCGTGCCGGTACCTTTCCGGTAAAACCACCGGGTCTtgcagcctcctgtgtggcaccttgtcaagggccttctgaaaattcaaccaCACAACATCCGCCGACTCCCCAATGtctatcatgcttgttatttcttcaaataattccaacagatacgtcaggcagggttttccctcgaggaaaccatgctgacagaGACCTATTATATCACGCGGCTCCAAGTACACGGAGACTAGCCACTCCGAAACCACCTACTTAacaacagagtcatagaacacagaatagtacagcacattacaatgttgtgccgaccctcaaaccctgcctcccatataaccaaccaccttaaattcctccagatacctgtctagtagtctcctaaacttcactagtgtatctgcctccaccactgactcaggcagtgcattccacgcaccaaccactctctgagtgaaaaaccttcctctaatatcccccttgaacttccctccccttaccttaaagccatgtcctcttgtactgagcagtggtgccctggggaagaggcgctggctgtccactctgtctattcatcttaatatcttgcacacctctatcatgtctcctctcatcctccttcactccaaagagtaaaaccctagctcccttaatctctgatcataatccatactctctaaaccaggcagcatcctggtaaatctcctctgtaccctttccaatgcctccacatccttcctatagtgaggtgaccagaactggacgcagtactccaagtNNNNNNNNNNNNNNNNNNNNNNNNNNNNNNNNNNNNNNNNNNNNNNNNNNNNNNNNNNNNNNNNNNNNNNNNNNNNNNNNNNNNNNNNNNNNNNNNNNNNNNNNNNNNNNNNNNNNNNNNNNNNNNNNNNNNNNNNNNNNNNNNNNNNNNNNNNNNNNNNNNNNNNNNNNNNNNNNNNNNNNNNNNNNNNNNNNNNNNNNNNNNNNNNNNNNNNNNNNNNNNNNNNNNNNNNNNNNNNNNNNNNNNNNNNNNNNNNNNNNNNNNNNNNNNNNNNNNNNNNNNNNNNNNNNNNNNNNNNNNNNNNNNNNNNNNNNNNNNNNNNNNNNNNNNNNNNNNNNNNNNNNNNNNNNNNNNNNNNNNNNNNNNNNNNNNNNNNNNNNNNNNNNNNNNNNNNNNNNNNNNNNNNNNNNNNNNNNNNNNNNNNNNNNNNNNNNNNNNNNNNNNNNNNNNNNNNNNNNNNNNNNNNNNNNNNNNNNNNNNNNNNNNNNNNNNNNNNNNNNNNNNNNNNNNNNNNNNNNNNNNNNNNNNNNNNNNNNNNNNNNNNNNNNNNNNNNNNNNNNNNNNNNNNNNNNNNNNNNNNNNNNNNNNNNNNNNNNNNNNNNNNNNNNNNNNNNNNNNNNNNNNNNNNNNNNNNNNNNNNNNNNNNNNNNNNNNNNNNNNNNNNNNNNNNNNNNNNNNNNNNNNNNNNNNNNNNNNNNNNNNNNNNNNNNNNNNNNNNNNNNNNNNNNNNNNNNNNNNNNNNNNNNNNNNNNNNNNNNNNNNNNNNNNNNNNNNNNNNNNNNNNNNNNNNNNNNNNNNNNNNNNNNNNNNNNNNNNNNNNNNNNNNNNNNNNNNNNNNNNNNNNNNNNNNNNNNNNNNNNNNNNNNNNNNNNNNNNNNNNNNNNNNNNNNNNNNNNNNNNNNNNNNNNNNNNNNNNNNNNNNNNNNNNNNNNNNNNNNNNNNNNNNNNNNNNNNNNNNNNNNNNNNNNNNNNNNNNNNNNNNNNNNNNNNNNNNNNNNNNNNNNNNNNNNNNNNNNNNNNNNNNNNNNNNNNNNNNNNNNNNNNNNNNNNNNNNNNNNNNNNNNNNNNNNNNNNNNNNNNNNNNNNNNNNNNNNNNNNNNNNNNNNNNNNNNNNNNNNNNNNNNNNNNNNNNNNNNNNNNNNNNNNNNNNNNNNNNNNNNNNNNNNNNNNNNNNNNNNNNNNNNNNNNNNNNNNNNNNNNNNNNNNNNNNNNNNNNNNNNNNNNNNNNNNNNNNNNNNNNNNNNNNNNNNNNNNNNNNNNNNNNNNNNNNNNNNNNNNNNNNNNNNNNNNNNNNNNNNNNNNNNNNNNNNNNNNNNNNNNNNNNNNNNNNNNNNNNNNNNNNNNNNNNNNNNNNNNNNNNNNNNNNNNNNNNNNNNNNNNNNNNNNNNNNNNNNNNNNNNNNNNNNNNNNNNNNNNNNNNNNNNNNNNNNNNNNNNNNNNNNNNNNNNNNNNNNNNNNNNNNNNNNNNNNNNNNNNNNNNNNNNNNNNNNNNNNNNNNNNNNNNNNNNNNNNNNNNNNNNNNNNNNNNNNNNNNNNNNNNNNNNNNNNNNNNNNNNNNNNNNNNNNNNNNNNNNNNNNNNNNNNNNNNNNNNNNNNNNNNNNNNNNNNNNNNNNNNNNNNNNNNNNNNNNNNNNNNNNNNNNNNNNNNNNNNNNNNNNNNNNNNNNNNNNNNNNNNNNNNNNNNNNNNNNNNNNNNNNNNNNNNNNNNNNNNNNNNNNNNNNNNNNNNNNNNNNNNNNNNNNNNNNNNNNNNNNNNNNNNNNNNNNNNNNNNNNNNNNNNNNNNNNNNNNNNNNNNNNNNNNNNNNNNNNNNNNNNNNNNNNNNNNNNNNNNNNNNNNNNNNNNNNNNNNNNNNNNNNNNNNNNNNNNNNNNNNNNNNNNNNNNNNNNNNNNNNNNNNNNNNNNNNNNNNNNNNNNNNNNNNNNNNNNNNNNNNNNNNNNNNNNNNNNNNNNNNNNNNNNNNNNNNNNNNNNNNNNNNNNNNNNNNNNNNNNNNNNNNNNNNNNNNNNNNNNNNNNNNNNNNNNNNNNNNNNNNNNNNNNNNNNNNNNNNNNNNNNNNNNNNNNNNNNNNNNNNNNNNNNNNNNNNNNNNNNNNNNNNNNNNNNNNNNNNNNNNNNNNNNNNNNNNNNNNNNNNNNNNNNNNNNNNNNNNNNNNNNNNNNNNNNNNNNNNNNNNNNNNNNNNNNNNNNNNNNNNNNNNNNNNNNNNNNNNNNNNNNNNNNNNNNNNNNNNNNNNNNNNNNNNNNNNNNNNNNNNNNNNNNNNNNNNNNNNNNNNNNNNNNNNNNNNNNNNNNNNNNNNNNNNNNNNNNNNNNNNNNNNNNNNNNNNNNNNNNNNNNNNNNNNNNNNNNNNNNNNNNNNNNNNNNNNNNNNNNNNNNNNNNNNNNNNNNNNNNNNNNNNNNNNNNNNNNNNNNNNNNNNNNNNNNNNNNNNNNNNNNNNNNNNNNNNNN
Proteins encoded in this region:
- the LOC140721604 gene encoding cystatin-B-like, which codes for MAPVWTKEQPATTEVHKVADEVKSDAESHIHALEQIFVAKSYREQDQTIMLGKLLLIKIDIGNPNNFVHMEVFVPSNKLPVLVAIQENYKNCDPLEPLV